The nucleotide window GGTCTCCTTGACGTCGGGGACCTCGGGGTAGGCGTCGGCGCCGACGAGTTCCACGGCGAGGCCGGCCCCAGTGAGGATCGCCCGCAACTCGGTGACCTTGTGGGCGTTGCGGGTGGCGAGTACGAGGCGCTGCACGGCGGCGGTCATCCCTTCGGGCAGGCGGTGACGAGGTCGGCGGCGCCCCGCTGGACGGGGGCCACCTCGACCGGTTCGCCCTTGTCGAGTTGGTCCTTGGCGTTGGCGACGGCCTGGGAGAGTTCGGCCACCGCCTTGCCGGCGGCCGGGCCGGGGGTCTTCCCGGCGATCTCGTCGAGGTCCTGCTGGATGGTGCGCAGCACGGTGGCCGCCTCGCGCGGGTCGTCACCGGCCTTGCGGGCGGCTCCGGGCAGCGCGTCGGCCTGGGACCGGACGGCGGCGGCGACCGAGGCGCAGTCGCGGTGGCCGCCCTGGCCGCCGCAGCCGGCCACGGTGACCGCCGCGGCCAGCCCCAGCGCGGCGGCGGCGAGGGTGGTGGCGCGTACGGTGCCGGCCACGGTCAGCTCCGCGCGGCGGCGAGGGCGGCGCGCTGGACGGCCTCGAGTTCGGCGTTGCCGGCCACCGCGAGGTCGAGCAGGGCGTCGAGCTCGGTACGGGCGAAGGGGGCGCCCTCGGCGGTGCCCTGCACCTCGACGAAGCGGCCGTCGCCGGTGCAGACCACGTTCATGTCGGTCTCGGCGCGGACGTCCTCCTCGTACCGCAGGTCGAGCATGGGCACGCCGTCGATGATGCCGACGCTGACCGCGCTGACCGATCCGGTGAGCGGCTGCGCCTTGGCCTTGACGAGCTTGTGCTCCTGGGCCCAGGAGACGGCGTCGGCCAGGGCCACGTAGGCGCCGGTGATGGCGGCGGTGCGGGTGCCGCCGTCGGCCTGGAGGACGTCGCAGTCGAGGACGACGGTGTTCTCGCCGAGCGCCTTGTAGTCGATCACGGCGCGCAGCGAGCGGCCGATGAGCCGGGAGATCTCGTGGGTGCGCCCGCCGATCCTGCCGCGGACCGACTCGCGGTCGCCGCGGGTGTTGGTGGCGCGCGGCAGCATGGCGTACTCGGCGGTGACCCAGCCCTCACCGCTGCCCTTGCGCCAGCGGGGCACGCCCTCGGTGACGCTCGCGGTGCACAGCACCCGGGTGTCGCCGAAGGAGACGAGTACGGAGCCCTCCGCGTGCTTGCTCCATCCGCGTTCGATGGTGACCGGGCGGAGCTGTTCGGGAGTGCGTCCGTCGATACGGACCCCAGCATTCACAGACATGCTCCCGACCCTACCGACAAAAGCGTCGAGGCCCGCCCCGGGTCTGCCGGAGCGGGCCTCGACGTCGGCCAGGGGCCGTGAAGGTCACATCATGTCCTCGATCTCGGCGGCGATCGGGTCGGCGTCGGTGCCGATGACGACCTGGATGGCGTTGCCCATCTTGACGACGCCGTGGGCGCCGGCCGCCTTCAGGGCGGCCTCGTCGACCAGGGAGGCGTCGTGGACCTCGGTGCGCAGCCGGGTGATGCAGCCCTCGACCTCTTCGATGTTGTCGAGCCCGCCGAGGCCGGCGACGATCTTCTCAGCCTTGCTGGCCATGTCCACTCCTGTTGTCCGGGGCCCTCGGCCGCCCGCGTGGTGCGCGCGCCGGTCCGGTGAAACGTTAACGCACGGTCGGCCCGCCTTCGCGATCACCGCGGTGAAGGCCGGCGACGGCTTTCGACCGGGGCGGGAGGAGGGCTCTCCATGCGACTGGTCTACACCATTCTACGTGCGCGGCACCAGCACTCCGGACGGTGCGAAACTGAAAGGGTCCCGCCGAGCCCTTTACGACTACACCGCGTGTCGGAGTTGCCGTAAATCGTGGATTCCTTTATGGAGTCCCGACGTGTTACAACTGGTCTACACCACTGTGGTGTAGACCAGAGCCGCGGGCCGTCCCCCTGTCAAGCCCGCCTCTCACCAGGAGGAATCTGATGAGTACGGCCACCGCTGCGGCGGCGCCCGCGAAGAAGCGGGGATCCGGCCTTTTCCAAGGATTGCAGAAGATCGGGCGGAGCCTCCAGCTTCCGATCGCGGTGCTCCCGGCGGCGGGCATCCTGCTGCGCCTCGGCCAGCCGGACGTCTTCGGCGCGCAGGGCCTGGGCTGGGACAACGTGGCGAAGGTCTTCGCCGGTGCGGGCGGCGCCCTGCTGGACGCCTCGCTCGGCCTGCCGCTGCTGTTCTGCATAGGCGTGGCGATCGGCTTCGCCAAGAAGGCGGACGGCTCCACGGCGCTCGCCGCGGTCGTCGGCTTCCTCGTCTACTACACCGTGATCCACCAGTTCCCGGTGGCGTGCGGCGCCGGCGCCTCGTTCGTCTCGACCGGGTCGCTCGGCGGGGCGTGCGTCAAGGGGGCGACGGTGACCCCGGCCGCGTTCCAGAACCCGGGGGTGCTCGGCGGCATCATCATGGGTCTGCTCTCCGCGGTGCTGTGGCAGCGGTTCCACCGCACCAAGCTGGTCGACTGGCTCGGCTTCTTCAACGGCCGCCGGCTGGTGCCGATCATCATGGCGTTCGTCGGCACCGCCGCCGGTGTGCTGGTGGTCCTGGGCTGGCAGCCGATCGGTGACGCGATCAGCTCCTTCGGCAAGTGGATGACGGGCCTGGGCGCCGTCGGCTCCGGTCTGTTCGGCCTGGTCAACCGTGGTCTGCTGCCGATCGGCATGCACCAGTTCGTCAACACCGTGGCGTGGTTCCAGATCGGTGACTTCACCAACTCGGCCCACCAGGTGGTCCACGGCGACCTCAACCGCTACTTCGCGCACGACCCGTCGGCCGGCCAGTTCATGTCCGGCTTCTTCCCGATCATGATGTTCGGCCTGCCGGCGGCGGCGCTGGCCATCGCGCACTCGGCCCGTCCGGAGCGGCGCAAGGCGGTGCTGGGCATGATGGTGTCGGTGGCGCTGACCGCCTTCGTCACCGGCGTCACCGAGCCGATCGAGTTCTCGTTCATGTTCATCGCGCCGGTGCTCTACGCCATCCACGCGGTGCTCACCGCGCTGTCGATGGCGATCACCTGGGCGCTGGGCGTCCACGCCGGCTTCACCTTCTCGGCCGGCGCCATCGACTACCTGCTCAACTGGAACCTGGCGACCAAGCCATGGCTGATCATCCCGATCGGCCTGTGCTTCGCGGTGGTGTACTACGTGCTCTTCCGCTTCGCGATCACCAAGTTCAACCTCCCCACCCCGGGCCGGGAGCCCGAGGAGGAGGTCGAGGACATCACCAAGGCGTGACGTCCGGCCCGCACCGCGGAACGTGAGGAAGGCCCCCGGAACCATGGCGGTTCCGGGGGCCTTCGCGGTGCCCGGGCCGGGTGCGGCGCGGCAGCGGTCACAGGCGGTAGACGGCGCCGGAGCGGGCCAGCTCGACCGGGCCGGGGAACGCCTCGACGGCGTGGGCCAGGCTGACCGCGGGGTCGGTCCACGGCGGGATGTGGGTGAGCACCAGCCGTCCCACCCGGGCCCGGGCCGCGTGCTCGCCGGCCTGGCGCCCGTTGAGGTGGAGGTCGGGGACGGTCTCCTTGCCGTGGGTGAAGGACGCCTCGCACAGGAAGAGGTCGGTGCCCTCGGCCAGTTCCACCAGCGGCTCGCACGGCCCGGTGTCCCCGGAGTACGTCAGCGACCGCCCGCCGTGCTCGACCCGGAAGCCGAACGCCTCGACCGGGTGGCAGACCCGGGCGGCGGTCACCGTGAACGGGCCCACCCGGAAGGTGCCGGG belongs to Streptantibioticus cattleyicolor NRRL 8057 = DSM 46488 and includes:
- a CDS encoding PTS transporter subunit EIIC, with the protein product MSTATAAAAPAKKRGSGLFQGLQKIGRSLQLPIAVLPAAGILLRLGQPDVFGAQGLGWDNVAKVFAGAGGALLDASLGLPLLFCIGVAIGFAKKADGSTALAAVVGFLVYYTVIHQFPVACGAGASFVSTGSLGGACVKGATVTPAAFQNPGVLGGIIMGLLSAVLWQRFHRTKLVDWLGFFNGRRLVPIIMAFVGTAAGVLVVLGWQPIGDAISSFGKWMTGLGAVGSGLFGLVNRGLLPIGMHQFVNTVAWFQIGDFTNSAHQVVHGDLNRYFAHDPSAGQFMSGFFPIMMFGLPAAALAIAHSARPERRKAVLGMMVSVALTAFVTGVTEPIEFSFMFIAPVLYAIHAVLTALSMAITWALGVHAGFTFSAGAIDYLLNWNLATKPWLIIPIGLCFAVVYYVLFRFAITKFNLPTPGREPEEEVEDITKA
- a CDS encoding PTS glucose/sucrose transporter subunit IIB, which gives rise to MDMASKAEKIVAGLGGLDNIEEVEGCITRLRTEVHDASLVDEAALKAAGAHGVVKMGNAIQVVIGTDADPIAAEIEDMM
- a CDS encoding MBL fold metallo-hydrolase, whose amino-acid sequence is MKLTVVGCSGSFPSAESACSSYLVEADGFRLLLDMGNGALGELQRHCGLYDLDAVLLSHLHADHCIDMCAYFVARYYRHEGGMPEPIPVHGPAGTESRLATAYADVPDEKCMSEVFDFRTLAPGTFRVGPFTVTAARVCHPVEAFGFRVEHGGRSLTYSGDTGPCEPLVELAEGTDLFLCEASFTHGKETVPDLHLNGRQAGEHAARARVGRLVLTHIPPWTDPAVSLAHAVEAFPGPVELARSGAVYRL
- the rph gene encoding ribonuclease PH, which encodes MSVNAGVRIDGRTPEQLRPVTIERGWSKHAEGSVLVSFGDTRVLCTASVTEGVPRWRKGSGEGWVTAEYAMLPRATNTRGDRESVRGRIGGRTHEISRLIGRSLRAVIDYKALGENTVVLDCDVLQADGGTRTAAITGAYVALADAVSWAQEHKLVKAKAQPLTGSVSAVSVGIIDGVPMLDLRYEEDVRAETDMNVVCTGDGRFVEVQGTAEGAPFARTELDALLDLAVAGNAELEAVQRAALAAARS